Proteins encoded within one genomic window of Agelaius phoeniceus isolate bAgePho1 chromosome Z, bAgePho1.hap1, whole genome shotgun sequence:
- the MINAR2 gene encoding major intrinsically disordered NOTCH2-binding receptor 1-like, with translation MDLSVLPNNNHPDKFLQLEVKSLVKNSAFLPTNWAKFPEAALPGVQRWHNRIYLQREKRTVTELPGLDLNIVSQEIIDKSLGKHITPITLKSTIKSNPLYSDIHVDDDWEEKKKTPSWTVQDYDRQSLHSNLASHIKENPNDLKFWMGDIYTPGYDTLLKKKEREKKHSKYCRIILLMILAICILVTVITLSILLT, from the exons ATGGACCTGTCCGTTTTGCCAAACAACAACCATCCTGATAAATTCCTGCAACTGGAGGTTAAATCTTTAGTGAAAAACTCTGCCTTTTTACCAACCAACTGGGCAAAATTCCCAGAAGCAGCTTTACCTGGAGTGCAGCGGTGGCACAACAGGATCTATTTACAG agagaaaagagaactGTCACTGAGCTGCCAGGCTTAGACTTGAACATAGTCAGTCAAGAAATAATAGACAAATCACTGGGGAAACACATTACTCCCATCACCCTGAAATCCACAATCAAGAGCAACCCACTGTACAGTGATATCCATGTGGATGATGActgggaggagaagaaaaagacacCTTCCTGGACTGTGCAAGACTATGACAGACAGTCACTGCACTCTAACTTGGCCAGCCACATAAAG GAAAATCCTAATGATCTAAAGTTCTGGATGGGGGATATTTATACTCCTGGGTACGATACCTTGTTAAAAAAGAAGGAGCGagaaaaaaaacattcaaaatatTGCCGAATCATTCTGCTCATGATACTAGCCATTTGCATTCTAGTTACTGTAATCACACTTAGTATTTTACTTACTTAG